In Blastocatellia bacterium, the genomic window ATTGTTCGCGGGTCTGCCGGGCATCGCCTTCGTCTACTTCACCGAACGAGATGTCGTGCGCCATCCCCTGGTGAAAGCGATCATCAAAGCCTACGAGGATCACAGCCGAGGAGGCCGTCACAATCACACCACGTCGAGCGAAACAGTCCCCACGGAGTCGCGGTGACGGGGGAGGGGAAGCGATGGTGTACGTTCTCAATCGTCAACGTGCCGTGCGCCTGAACGGTCGGCGGTGGAGCCGGTTCGCCCTGCGTGTTCTGCAGGAGCTGGGAGTATCGCATCGCGATGTCTCGCTCGTTTTCGTCAGCGACGTGGCGATGCGCCGACTGAACCGGCAGTTCCGCGGGAAGGATCGCCCGACCGATGTCCTGGCCTTCCCGTGCGATCCCCTCGAAGGAATAGACTGCGACTACCTCGGCGATGTCGTCGTTTCGGTGGAAACGGCCCGACGACAGGCGGCCCACCATCGCATCCGACTGGAGCGGGAGCTGAAGAACCTCATCATTCACGGCCTGGCCCATCTGTGCGGCTACGATCATGAGACCGACACTGGTGAGATGAGACGGCTGGAACGGCGATTGCGACGGCGGTTGATCTCGTCGTCGGGGACGGGAAAGGCGCGACGGCAAAAGGACTGAGCCAGAAGCTATGTTCGCCCTTTTTATCGGTCTCATCGGTGTGCTCGTCTTCCTCTCCACGTTTGAGAGCGCGGTGACGCAACTGAGCGAGGTTCAGCTTCGCGTCCTCCGGGCGGAAAATGAGCGCAGTTTTCACGCGCGGTTTTTGCGCGAGCTGGTGGAGAATCGTCATCGGCTGCTGCTCACCGTCAGCATGGGCGTACAATTGATGATCATCTCGCTGACGATCACGCTCGTGACCCTGCTCCAATCGGAGGGGCGGGAACACCCGCTCCTCATGGGACTGGTGGGAATGGTCCTCGTCGTCAGTGTGTTTCGCCAGTTTCTGCCTCGTATGCTGGCGCAAAACAATCCGGAGAAGGTCCTGTTGCGGCTGCTGCCCGCCTTATCGGCAGTCTACAATGTCCTCTGGCCGCTCGCCTATCCGATTTATCGGGCACTGCAGTCGGTGAAAACCGCGTCGGTCGCCGAACCCGCCGGCGAGGAAGGCAGCGACGAGGAGATTCAAGCGTTCATTGATGTCGGCGAGGAAGCGGGCATCATCGAGGAGTCCGAGGGACAGCTCATTCAATCCATCGTGGAGCTGGGCGACAAACAGGTCCGGGAGCTGATGATCCCGCGCAGCGACATCGTGGCGGTGGATGCCAGCGCGACCATCGAGGACGCCATCCGGGTGGCCGTCGAATCGAACTACTCCCGGCTGCCGGTATACAAAGAGACACTCGATGACGTCATCGGAATCGTCTATCTCCGCGACCTGTTGAAAAAATTTCTCCGCGGGGGGGCCGTCGAGCGCGTCACCGGCGTCATGCGGCCGGCGTACTTCGTCCCGGAGACGAAACGCGCAGCCGATTTGCTCGATGAGATGAAACGGGCCCGAACGCACATTGCGCTGGCGGTGGACGAATATGGCGGGATTGCCGGTCTCATCACCCTGGAGGATATGATCCAGGAGATCGTCGGGCCTATCGAGGATGAAGATCAACCGGTCCCGGCGGACATCATCGCGCAACCTGACGGCAGCGTGCTCGTGCGCGGCACGACCGATGTGCGAAAACTCGAACTGCTCTTTGGGACCGAGATTGACGCCGATGATTTCACCACCGTGGCTGGGCTCATCCTCAAACATCTGGATCATCTGCCGGCGGTGGGCGAAGGCGTGCAATGCCACGGACTGCGATTTGAGGTGGTGGATGCTGATCCGCGCCGGATCCGGATGGTTCGGATTCGGCCCGTCGCCCCGATGGCCTCCGGATCCGATGCCGACGCGCGCTCGGTCTCCGTCGCCAAACCGGAACGCTCATGACCGACATAACGCTCTCACCCCTTCCCGACGCGCTCGACGAGGTCGTGCCGGACGAGCGACGAAAATCGGGACTGGTTGCGCTCATCGGCCGACCGAATGCGGGGAAATCAACACTGCTCAATCGCCTCATCGGACAGAAGATCGCCGCCGTCTCCGACAAACCGCAAACGACGCGCTGGCGAATTCGCGGTATTCTCACCGAGGAGCGCGGCCAGATCATCTTCGTGGATACGCCCGGCATTCACAAACCGAAGCATCAGATGAACGTCCGCATGATGCGCGCCGTCGGCCGGGCCATCGAGGACGTGGATCTGGTCCTGCTCCTGGTGGATGCGTGCGAATCGTTCGGCAGTGGCGATCGCTTTGTGCTCGACCTGGTGAAGCGGGCAGCCAAACCGACCTTTCTCCTCCTCAACAAGATTGATCGGCTCGCCGATAAGCGAACGCTTCTGCCGCTCATTGATCTCTACCGCCGGGAGTACGATTTCGCTGAGGTGATCCCCATCTCCGCTCTCACCGGGGAGAACCTCTCTCTGCTCGTGGAGAAGATTTTCGAATATCTGCCGGAGGGGCCGCTCTATTATCCCGAAGGGGAGATCACCGATCAGCCGGAGCGGGTCATCGTCGCCGAGATCATCCGGGAAAAACTCCTCATGGTCACTCACGACGAGCTTCCCTACGTCACGGCCGTGGTGACCGAGCAGTTCCATGACGAGGGATCTTTGCTGCGGATTCACGCGATCATCCTCGTCGAGCGAGAATCGCAAAAGCCCATCATTATTGGCAAAGGGGGAGAACGCCTGAAAAAAATCGGCACGCTGGCGCGCGAGGAGATCGAGTTCTTGTTCGGCAAGAAGGTCTTCCTTCAGTTGTACGTCAAGGTGCGCGAGCGCTGGCGGGACAGCGAGGCCGTTCTCGATCAGATCGGATTTGAACGCTGAAGTGGGTGGGAGCGACAGAGGTCCCGAGCTTTATGATCCTCCGTCCGCGAGAGCGGACAGGATCTCGGCGACCTCGCGATGACATCTGAACCGTTCGGGCGGTCTTTCGGAGGGAACGGTCCTGGGAGCCGTCTCCGACAGACCTTCTCATGAAGCGAGGCCGTCGCTCGGGAGCGAGGAAAATCTCACCGCAGGGGAGCGCGGAGGGAGAGAGAAGTGGTGAGACGATCCGTGCCCATCTGTGGTGAAAGTCGGAGGAGTCATTCATGGAGCCCCGGCTCCACCCGGGAACAATGAAAATCGGAGCCCCGGGATGAAAAAGGGCCCACGGATGATTGA contains:
- the ybeY gene encoding rRNA maturation RNase YbeY yields the protein MVYVLNRQRAVRLNGRRWSRFALRVLQELGVSHRDVSLVFVSDVAMRRLNRQFRGKDRPTDVLAFPCDPLEGIDCDYLGDVVVSVETARRQAAHHRIRLERELKNLIIHGLAHLCGYDHETDTGEMRRLERRLRRRLISSSGTGKARRQKD
- a CDS encoding hemolysin family protein: MFALFIGLIGVLVFLSTFESAVTQLSEVQLRVLRAENERSFHARFLRELVENRHRLLLTVSMGVQLMIISLTITLVTLLQSEGREHPLLMGLVGMVLVVSVFRQFLPRMLAQNNPEKVLLRLLPALSAVYNVLWPLAYPIYRALQSVKTASVAEPAGEEGSDEEIQAFIDVGEEAGIIEESEGQLIQSIVELGDKQVRELMIPRSDIVAVDASATIEDAIRVAVESNYSRLPVYKETLDDVIGIVYLRDLLKKFLRGGAVERVTGVMRPAYFVPETKRAADLLDEMKRARTHIALAVDEYGGIAGLITLEDMIQEIVGPIEDEDQPVPADIIAQPDGSVLVRGTTDVRKLELLFGTEIDADDFTTVAGLILKHLDHLPAVGEGVQCHGLRFEVVDADPRRIRMVRIRPVAPMASGSDADARSVSVAKPERS
- the era gene encoding GTPase Era, whose protein sequence is MTDITLSPLPDALDEVVPDERRKSGLVALIGRPNAGKSTLLNRLIGQKIAAVSDKPQTTRWRIRGILTEERGQIIFVDTPGIHKPKHQMNVRMMRAVGRAIEDVDLVLLLVDACESFGSGDRFVLDLVKRAAKPTFLLLNKIDRLADKRTLLPLIDLYRREYDFAEVIPISALTGENLSLLVEKIFEYLPEGPLYYPEGEITDQPERVIVAEIIREKLLMVTHDELPYVTAVVTEQFHDEGSLLRIHAIILVERESQKPIIIGKGGERLKKIGTLAREEIEFLFGKKVFLQLYVKVRERWRDSEAVLDQIGFER